The DNA sequence CCCCAGTTTCTTACTTTTAGGAGAAACGATCATGCGCGCAGTGACTCGGCTGCCTCGTCTCATCCAGTTCGGCCTCAGGCAAGTTCTACGATCTCTAACTCGACAGCCTACCGACCGAAGCCAGACCTGGGACTGGGCTATTCGCTAACCTAACCTATTGTTTAGTCAACGATTTTCCAGAAACCCTTCCGGACCCCAGACCTCCAGAGCTTAGAAGCCCCGCGCCCTGGCCCGTTGGTTGCGAACGTCATCATGCAATCCAAGTTTAGAGAGTTTCTTGCCCTGCCCTTGCCGGGGCTCGTAGTGCACCGCAAACTCAAAAGCAATATTGGCGAATCCAAGCCAACTGTCGTTGCGTCAATTACGCACAACTTTTGCGTGCATATTAGCTAAGCAAACAACCTCTCACACTATTGCAGATGCGGCTTTTGGCGCCTCACGTTTAACTCGTCGGGCTGCAAGCCCCCAACAGGAGGTCTTGCGGGCCCACCACACCGGGCGCATCAATCTGTGTACTCAGTCTCCAAGAAGGCGTGCTTTTCCACAAAACGAGAGTCTGTAGCGAGGAGCCTCAGATAAAAAGAGGGCCATTTGAGAGGACGGTCTTTGTAGTGAGAACAAACTCAGTTGCTCTCGTCACCGGCGGCAACCGGGGTCTTGGAAAGGAAATCGCCAGGCAGCTCTCGCGCCTTGGTATGCGCACGATTATCGGAGCGCGCGACGAAAAGAAGGGTGCCGACGCTGCCGCCGAGCTAACGTCCAATGGTTTCCAGACGGCCAGCGTTGTTCTCGATGTTGACCTTGCCGACAGCGTCAGTGAAGCCGTCAGCCGTGTCACGGCAGATTTCGGGAACATCGAAATCCTGATCAACAATGCCGGGATCGCCATCGAAAGCCTAAATCCAATCCTCTCCACTTTTCTCTCAATCTCGCCCGAGGTCGCACTCAAAACGTTCTCAACGAACACACTTGGCCCGATGCGCATGATGCAAGCCGTGTTGCCTCACATGGCCGAAAACAACTACGGGCGCATCGTCAACGTGTCGTCGAGAGCGGGGCAGCTCCAGGAACTGCGGCAGGGGCTTGCAGCCTATCGCATATCTAAAACTGCCCTCAACAGCCTCACCCGAGCCGTGGCCGCCGAATATGCGCAGCAGAACATCAAAATTAACTGCATGTGCCCGGGCTGGATACGCACCGCCATGGGCGGCAACGCTGCGCCGCTGACGGCGGAGGAAGGAGCAGACACAGCCATCTGGCTCGCGACTCTTCCTTCAGATGGACCCACCGGCGGTTTTTACAGATCCCGGCAACTCCTCCAATGGTGAGCTAGATCTTCTGTACGTCTGCTACGTCGTTTGGGTACCTCGATACGTCGGAGGTCGCCGTTCAAAGGCGGGCGCAAGAATTGATAGTGTGATGGGACTATCTTCCAACGCGGAGACCCAGCCTCGGGCCCCTCGCGTTTCTCGCTTAGTCGTCGAAAGCGACTAACCATTCTCGAATTAATGCGCACGAGAGAGACTAGATTATGAGAGTTCTGCTTACCGGTCATCTTGGCTACATCGGTACGATCATGGCGCCTGCGCTGATCGCCGCCGGCCACGACGTATTGGGCTGCGATAGCAATATCTACCAGCGGTGCAGTTTCGACGTCGGTGGCCCGATTGCAGACGTGCCCTGGCTGCACAAGGATGTACGCGATCTGGAGCGACGCGATCTGAAGGGCATCGACGCAGTAATCCACCTTGCGGCGCTCTCCAACGATCCCCTGAGCGATCTGAACCCGGACGTCACTTTCGAAATCAATCACCGCGCCAGCGTCAGCCTTGCGAAACTTGCGAAAAGTGCCGGTGTCGGCCGTTTCATCATGGCTTCATCGTGCAGCAACTACGGTTTGGCCGGCGACAACCTGATAGATGAGACAGGCGACCTCAATCCGGTAACGGCCTACGGCCAATCGAAGGTTTGGGCAGAACGCGATATAGCGCCGTTAGCTGACGACGATTTCTGCCCGACGTTCATGCGTCCGGCAACGGCATATGGCCTTTCGCCGCGCATGCGCTTTGACATCGTACTCAACAATCTCGTTGCATGGGCCGTCACCAAAGGGCTGATTTATTTGAAATCCGACGGAACACCGTGGCGCCCAATCGTTCACATCGAAGACATCTCGCGCGCTTTCATCGCGGCACTTGCAGCACCGCGCGAAGCGGTATTCAAGGAAGCCTTCAACGTCGGGCACACCTCCCAGAACTACCGCATCAGCGAAATTGCCAACATCGTCGCCGAGGTCGTTCCTGATTGCAGGGTGCAGTTTGCCGAGGACGCCGGCCCGGACAAGCGCTGCTATCGCGTGAGCTTCGAGAAGATCGCTCGTATCCTGCCCGACTTCAAACCACAATGGGACGCACGAAAGGGCGCTGAGCAACTCTATCAGGCATACAAGTCATCTGGCTTGACGCTCGAAGAGTTCGAGGGACCTCGCTATCAACGCATCAGTCATGTCAAGAAACTGATTAACGACGGTGTGCTCGACCAGAGTCTGCGCCACACAGATCGGGCCGCGGCGTGATCCTAGAGACCCGTCCATCATAATTTTTTCATTTCACTGGTACAGGCTTCTCGTTTCCCGGCGGACCCTTCATTATTCTCATTATACCTTAGCTTCGATCTCATCCATCGAAGGCCAGGCGAGATCGCGTTCTGAGATAACACTGACCTCAAGCGGCCAATTGATGGAAATTGCAGGATCGTCAAAGCGAATGCCTGTCGAAGCGGATGGTTCATAGAATGCCGAAATCAGATAGTTGACTTCAGTGTCGTCACTGAGCGTCTGAAAACCGTGTGCAAAGCCCTCCGGGACATAAAGGCTGCAACCGTTGGCGGCCGAAAGCTCGAAGGCTTCCCATTTTCGATAAGTCGGCGAATTTGGTCTCAGATCAACGATCACATCGTGAATCGCTCCCGAGACGCATCTAACAACCTTCACTTCACCGTGCGGCTGTAGCTGGAAATGCATGCCGCGCAAGGTGCCTCGCTTGGCAGAGAACGAGCAGCTGTGCTGTACGAACCTTGTCTCAAGACCTTGGTCTGCGAATTCTCGAATGCAGAACGTGCGGGCGAAAAAACCCCGGCTGTCGGCATGACGCTCCGGCTCGATCAATACCGCGCCATGCAGGCTAGTTTTTAGATAACGCATGCTGACTCTCGCGCCGACTATTCGAAGTTCCTGCCCGTTCAGTGCGCGGAAATTCTAACTTAGCGCTGACTCTATCATCACCGCGCCCAAAGCAAGCGCCACTTTTGTTCGCGGCGGGGACGTTTTTAATCGACAGTAAATGTGCACGTCAGCGCAGCCGAGCTACGCCAAAATCGTATCGCGCTGCGCCTTTTGATGTAGCTTGGTAGCAAATGTGCGGTGGTCCTCTAGCTCCGATCCGATTGAGCTTCCTCCTATATCAACCCTGGTGCGCGGCAACAAACTTGCCCCATGCTGCTGAGCATGGCCCGCTTTATTTTTTGGGGAAAAAAGAGCCGCGGCGATTGGATTGATGCAGAGGCCCGAATGCAAAACATCACTTTGAACGCACGCTTCTACTCGCACATTCCGACCGGAATGCAGCGCTACGGTTTGGAGATGGTCAAACGGATGTCGGGAGATCTCGACGTCGTCCGTCCAAGTCGACCGTTGAGCGGACCGGAGGGGCACCTCTGGGAGCAGTTCTATCTGCCTGCCGCCTCCCGCGGCCGTTTGCTCTGGAGCCCGAACAACACCGGACCGATCGCCGTCCAGCGCCAAGTCTGCACAATGCACGACATCATCCCCGTTGAACATCCCGAGTGGTTCAACCCTCGGTTCGCTGCTTGGTACGCGTGGCTACTGCCACGCCTATTGAAGCGCGTAGACCATCTAATCGCGGTGTCGCAGTTCACGAAAGAGCGCATTGTCGAGAAATTCGGCGTCGATCAGTCGAAGATTTCAGTCGTATGGAACGGCGTCGATGATCAGTTCCGACCGCGCACCGAAGCTGAAATCGATAACGTGCGCGAGGCTCTCGGCATAAAGAGCAAAAACTATATCCTTTGCCTTGGTTCACTCGAACCGCGCAAAAACGTTCCAAGGCTGCTGCAGGCCTGGGATCTCATTAGTCGACAATTGCCCGACGAGGTTGAGCTTGTCATATCTGGCAAGGTCGGGGCATCGAAAGTCTTTTCGAGCGCCGGCTTGAGTGAAATTCCAGAGCGTGTCCATTTTACCGGGTATGTGAACCAAGAGCAGCTTCCCGCGCTGTATTCCGGCGCGCTGGCGCTGGTTTACCCCTCGCTTTACGAAGGATTCGGCCTGCCGCCGCTGGAAGCCATGGCCTGCGGGACGGCCGTCGTAACTTCGGCCAGCACATCTCTTCAAGAGGTCGTGGGAGACGCCGCGGTACTCGTCGATCCTCTAGACATAGGCTCGATTGCAGAGAGCATTGTAGCAGTCGTCGAGAATGAAGCCCTGCGTCACGATCTAAGCAAACGCGGCCTGGAAAGAGCCCAAAATTTCACTTGGGACCGCAGCGCAGATGCGACGCGCGAGATTCTGCTGCGTTTCTGAAGAAAGGCGTTGATGAAGATCCTGTATGTGATTACACGCGCCGAGCTGGGTGGCGGCCAAACGCACTTGGTTGAACTAATGCGCGGCTTTCGGGATCGCGCAGACATCGAGCTGGCCTGCGGCGATACTGGCTATCTTACCGACGAAGCTGCCAAGCTTGGTATTAAATGCCACGTCCTAACCGGCCTCGTCCAACCCATGCAGCCACGAGATGATCTGCGTGCGCTGTGGAACTGTTATCGCCTTATCAGGAAAATCCGGCCTGACATCGTTCATGCGCATACCTCGAAAGCCGGTTTCATTGCCCGCCTCGCTGCAACTGCGGCACGCGTGCCGTCCGTCTTCACGGCGCATACGTGGTGCTTCACGGAAGGTACGTCACGGAAATGGAAGCTTATCGGGGTTCCGCTCGAGAGACTGGCCGGGCGGATATCCAGTAAAATTCTGACCGTCTCCGGATCCAATCGCACTCTCGCCCTCAGAAACCGAATTTGTTCTCCTGACAAGCTGGTCACTATTTACAATGGTATAGGAGATACCCCGTCACGCGCCGAGCACGGCCGAAACACAGTTCCGCGGATCGTAATGGTGGCCCGCTTCAGCGAGCAAAAGGACCAAGCTACGCTGGTTGACGCCGTACGCGGATTGGATATGCCTTTTCAACTCATGTTCGTCGGCGACGGTCCGCTGCGACAATCAATTGAAGATCAAGTGCATCGCTCTGAACTGGACGCCAAGGTCAGTTTTGCCGGACAGCGGTTGGATATTGCTGAAATTCTCGCATCCTCCGATATCTTTGTCTTGGCTTCCCATTGGGAAGGCTTTCCGATTAGCATTCTCGAAGCCATGAGGGCTGGACTGCCCGTTGTGGCCAGCAAAGTGGACGGCGTGGGCGAAGCGGTCGTTGACGGCGTTACAGGTTATCTCACTCCCGAAGGCGACAGCGATGCGTTAAGAGACGCTCTTGCGCGCTTGGTGCTCGATCCAAGTTTACGCAAGCGCATGGGATCCGCAGGGCACCAGCACTTCATGGAGGAATTTACCGCCTCCGCGATGTTGCAGAAGACCGGGGCCGTCTATGAAGAAGTGAGCCGGCCGCATAAATTGCGCCCCAAAGTTAGGGATGAACGTCTGCTGGCCCGCAGAACGGCCAGCTAGATTGGTCGGTCACTGCTTCTCTTTCAAAATCGCCACTTCTAGCAGCGCTGTAATGAGCATATTGCGCAACCTCGCATTCTCTTCCTCTAATGATTTAATTCGTGCCGATAGCGCAGCATCTACTTTAGCAGCCTCTCTAGGCGACTGTACCTGAGACGCCTCTACCGTCCGCGGCGGAGACTGACGCTTGGGCGCTTTTTCTTGAGCAGAGGCCTTGGCTTTCCATTTGTAGAATGTCGCGCTGGAGATCCCATACTTCCGACAAATCTCCCCAACTGTCGCACCTGAAGCGTGCTCACTCACAATTGCATTGATTTGCTCATCCGAAAATTTGCTCTTGCGCATCTTGTTGATACCTGACCGGAGGACGGCCCAAGAGACAACCACCCGTGGGGAGCCAAATGCTGTTGAATCGCAGTGAGTATCGTATCGAGATGCTCGACCGGAAACATGTAAGATCAACGTAATAAATACGGCTAGAACGCGGAGCCCCCCAACCTCCAACGGCTATCGATGTAGACCTCCGCCGCACCTAAAGAAGGAGACGCACCCGCGACGAGCCCAGAAGGCTCGGCGATTGCGCGAATTTCTTGGCGAATCTTCAAGAATGTCCAACTGCCGAACAGGTCCAATTTCTATTTATGGGTGTAGATATATAGAGAGACACTTTGTTCTTCTCTGCAGGCAAGGTACCGCCACCAAACCAAAAGTTTTGAAAGCGTCTCAGGTGCGCGCACCGATATTTTTGATCTGCGCATTCCGCGGCATTGCTTGAAAATCAGACACATGGCGTTCGCCGCGCTGAATTTTCCATCGTACCATCTCCAAATTGAGTATACCCACCGGGCTCGAAAAATAAAAAAATGAGGACTAGTTTAAGAATATCCAGTTCGGCTCCGGCGGTTGCATCCTCCAAATTCTGCAAACCCCGGCGCTGTAGAGTAAGGGGTCTAGTCATGTGTACCTCACTTGGATGTTCGCATTCGCATTTTGAGCAAAGTTCCTCCAGTCATTCTGATCCAGCAAATTTCGAGCGTATGGCAGCAAGGGATTTCCCTAAAGAGGCTTCCGTTTCCCCGCAGAACCACGCTACCGTCATCATTCATCGAAGTCAGCTATACGCCGAATGCCTTATGCACGCAGTCGCTGAACCGAATGGCGATACGATACTCACGTTTCCAAAAGTAGAAACTTGGTTCGACATTCCGAATTGGCAGGCAGCGGCTCTCGTCGTTCTATGCGTCTCGGGTCTAAGCCGCGACGAGGAAGCTCAACAGATCAACGCGCTGCTGTCGTGCACCGAAGGTCTGGCACCTGTGGTGATCATGGGCGATAGTGAGAGTCCCGATTACGTGGTCAGTCTGCTCGCACGTGGTTGCCAGGGATATATACCTACGAGCTTGTCTCTAAACATGACTGTCAAAGCCCTGAGTTTCGTTCGCTCAGGCGGCGTTTTCATACCGGCTGAGATTCTTCTTGCTTCTCAACTCTCCCATAAGCCCAACGCCACCGACAAGCAGTCCGATCTGGGCATGTTCACCGCTAAACAGTCTGCCGTGATCGAGGCCATTAGGCTCGGCAAGGCGAATAAGACCATCGCGTACGAACTCAACATGTGTGAAAGCACCGTCAAAGTGCATGTTCGCAACATAATGAAGAAACTTGACGCAAAGAACCGCACGCAAGTCGCGTTCATCGCCAACCAAATGGCACGCTAGAATTTCGCCATCAGACCACAACGCTTACGCGGCACGGCATTCTGCCGCGGTGTAGGGCGCCAACATTCGGCCTACGCCCGCGCGCTATATCGAACGGTTTGGATGGCAGCGCGACGGTCATAAGGAGAGCAGCGTACAGTGACGAGCAGCACTGCAATACGTACTGATCCACCAAAGTATTAACTTTGCACCCCAAGGCATCAGCGGTCTACGCCGTTCGCTCCCATTGCGAAATTTTCCGTTTCGTCCGAACGTTTTGCTATTCGATCAGCGGATCCAAAAGGGAACTTGGACGCGAAACGCCAAGCTCAGAACATCTTCATGGGTCTTTGCACGCAATATTTCAGCGCTGTAGTGAACAGGGAATTGCCGCTACGGGAGAAGCCGTCGCCAGCGCGCGAAGGGCCTATGACGATTGATACTTTCCATGCGTCACCGACACTCGGCGGCTACCAGAAGCGAATACTCGATATCGTAGTGGCGGGCACAGCCTTGATACTCCTTGCTCCCATCATGCTGATCGTTTCAGCGCTCATAAAGCTCACCATCGGTGGCCCCGTAATTTTCGCACACCAGCGCGTCGGAGCGAATGGCGTAGCGTTTCCGTGCCTGAAATTTCGCTCAATGGTCGTCGATGGAGACGCCATACTTCAGCAGCATCTGGAATGCGACCCCGCAGCCGCGCGCGAGTGGCGCGAGACGCGCAAGCTGAAGAACGATCCGCGTGTAACACCGCTTGGCAAGCTGCTTCGTAAATCGAGCATTGATGAACTTCCACAATTGTTCAATGTCTTGCGAGGCGACATGAGCTGCGTTGGTCCGCGCCCAATTGTTGCGGCTGAATTGGAGCGCTACGGCACGCATGTGTCTGATTATCTGTGCGTGCGGCCTGGCTTAACGGGAATCTGGCAGGTTAGCGGGCGCAGCCGCCTCAGCTATCGTCACCGTGTAGCGCTCGATAGCCTCTATGTCCGCCGTTGGTCGATGGGGTTGGACATAGCCCTTCTACTAAGAACTGTCCCTGCGGTTCTGGCGTTTGAAGAAGCGGCGTAGAAGTGTAGAGCCGTATACGCCAGCCAAGTAACCAACTTGCAGGATCGCCACAAGGCAGATGATCGTGCCAGCGATTTCGATAAGGCCACGCCCAGAGATTAGGCCTTCACAAAGGCTGGCAAGCGTCACGGCAGCCGACAAAGCGAGAGCGGCTGGCACTCGGAATTTCATCCCGGCCAGAATACCCACCGCGGCTACGGCAAGAATCACCACCCTCATGTTAATTTCAATCAGCTTGGCGAAAGTCCCACAGTCGCGCCGTTGGCCGGTCGCGAGGCCAACAACACGACGCATCCCCTAGGGCTCACTGCTCGACACAGCAACGCCCCTTAGAATCGCCAGACCTTAGTATCACGTATCGCTAAGCGATGCTGCTCAACCGCTAAGCGATTTAAATCGCTTTGGTTTTCTTCTGGGCGGCAACTGATGACGTTGCGGCTCTAGATCATCAGATCATAACAGTGATGGGATGCGCATACCGTTGAGACATCGGTCTCCGTCGTCAATGGCACAGAGTTCGGCAGCTCAGACGTCAAATCATGTTCGGAGCTCGACGACTGCGCAGACAGACTGTTCGAGTTTGCATCTACCGTGCCGACGTCGGCGTTAGGAACCGCACTCTGCGTCGGTGCTCTGGCGGTATCAAACGAGATGATGTCCGTGCTCGCTGATGCTGTGAAAGCCAACAGAGTTGGATCTGTCGTCGTCGCATCAGTTGTGGTCACTGTTGTGTCACTGGTAAGCGCCGGCGAAGCAAGCAAGCTAGCCGTCGCGAGCGTTGTCGTCGTCGTTGTCTGAGCGGTGCCGCCACTTGTCGTCAAATGCGTGCCGTTCTGAGCCGTCGCGTCGAGACTGAGCAGGCGCACCTGTTGCAGGTTGGTGAGCCCGCCCGTTGCGCCGGTGAACTCCATATATGCATATTGCGAACCACCCAGATACTGCGTCGCCAGATCCTGCGTTACGCTCGCTACCTGCACACCGTCGAACGAGTAGGTCAGGGTCGTGCCTGTCCACGTCACATGGACCTGATGCCAGGCTCCATCCTCGATGTTACCGAGATCCTTGATGGTTCCGACGATCGCCTCGCTGTCGGTATTGATCAGGCTGGTGTGATCGTTGGCAATGTCGTTCGGGTCACCCGCGCTCTGATAGGTATCGAACTGAATCCCAAGGCCGTTCTGAATGTTCAGTCCGCCCATCGCGCCGCCAAGACCGCCGAGCGCGGCTAGACCACGGGCATCATTGTGCAGCACGAACATCATGCCGTCCGCACCGTTCGCGTTCTTGGTGCCGACGTTGATCTCAAACGTCACATCGAACGCCTTCGTAAGATCGATCCGGTCCTGAAGAACCACTCCTCCAGCCTGGACCGCTGCGTCCGGCGTGACCGTGTACGTAAACGTCCCCGATTGCGCCACAGCGTTCCCGATCGTAGAAAACGTCGGCAACGTGCCACCGGTTGGCTTCGGCGCAATGAGAAATCGACCAATCGTGCCGGCAAAGAGATCGGCATAATACATATAGCCGTCGGTGCCTTGAGCAAAGTGGACAGGCCCCACACCGGTTGGTGACGTGAAGATATAATTGACGGCCGTGCTGTCGAAGGCATCAACCGTATAAATGTCGCCTTGCGATATGTCGGTGAAGAAGTAGTCGTTTTGGAAAACTGCAGGGTAGGCCGACCCAGTGTAGATCGAGTTCGCTCCGACGATCGCCTGAACCTGGTAACCGGGCGCGTTGTCGTCATGCGCAAAGGCTCTGTAAGCGGGCGTTATTACTATCTGGCCGTTGGCAACCGCCGAGTAGAAAGCTTGCGCCGATGCAAAATCGCTATAGAGAGGCGTCTTCTCCGATACCCCGTTGTCACCCCCTTCATAATAAGGCCAGCCGAAATTGTTGCCAGCGCCTCCTTTGTTGATTTCCTCATAAGTGAACCAGCCGGTCTCACTGATGAGAAGTTGGCCATCCGGCCCGAAGGTCGTGGCATAAGGATTGCGCAAGCCAAGCTGCCAAACCTTTGCGGCGTTGGTATCGAGGGATGCGCCGGGGACAACAAATGGGTTGTCCGGCAAGCCATCGCCAGTCAGCGGATCAATGCGCAGTATTTTGCCAGATAGACTATTGACATCTTGCACACTAACCGCGCGCGGATCCGCGTAATTGTAAGAAACGCCATCGCCCACGCCGACATAGAGCGCGCCATCTGGCCCAAAGACCAGTGAACCTCCAGCATGAGAGAGGGAGTCGACCTTCATATAATCCTGTTTGTAAGCACCTGTCACAGGATCAACGTCAGACGCTCTCAGATTGATGTTTGCCGGGTCCGTGCTGTCGAGTGCGCCGCCGCCACTTATGTCTGACAACGATATCCCGGCGCCGCCCAACAAAATCACCGCGCTCCCGGGAACAACGGTTGTGTAGCCGGTCGCCGCATCTGCCGTATAGCGAACCAGATAGGAAAATCTGTTGCCCTGGCCGTCCTGCCCCGCGGGACCGCCTGGCGGGCCGGCATCAGGCGGATCAACCACGTAGAATGCATAGATGTAGGGGTTCTGAAGGAAATCTGGATGCACGGCGATGTCGAGCAACCCGCGATCGCCTGCCTGGTTCACCTGTCCACTAATATCTATGAAGGTGGAAATGAAAGCGCCGGTGTCAGAGTTGAAAACTTTGATCCGTCCGCCTTTCTCTGCCACAAATTCAAGCGGTGTAGACAACGGCTTTACAAACTCAAACGCGATCGGCTGGTTCAATCCCGAAATGACCGTTTGCATGGTGACCTGATAGTTGGACACCAAAGGCGGAATCGCGGGATCTGGCTGCGGTGGATTTTCGTCGTCTATAATATCGATGCGAGCCGTTCTGGGAAATAAGAGAGTGCTGCTCGCATCTACTAATTCAAGCGAGAAATTGAACGTTTCTGTCGTTTCCGAGAGATTGTCGTTGACGATCGTGACGGGGACCGTGATCGTCGATTGACCCGGTTGAAAGATTGCAGTGCCGTCGTTTTCAATGAAGTCAAGGCCGCTCGTCGCCGTTGACTCGTTCGTACCGTAGGTGACCGTCGCTGAACCCGAAATATCTCCCGTGCGCGTTATCGGTACGTAGACGATACCGTCCGCCTCATTGACGCTGAGCGCGGTGCCCGCAAGATAGATATTTCCCGTCATGACACATTACTCCAACATATGAATGCAACTTACAGCGCACGCAGATTTGAGCCGGCGGTGACTTGCGTCGAGATCCGTGTTGTTTCGGCCGTAAAACTTACGACATGTCTGTCACGACTCACGTCTCTCACAATCCGGCGCTCGCTCAGCACGATGAGCCTAAAATCGGCGCCACCTTGCGGGATCCAACCGCGTGGCTTTGGGCAGATCCGTCCGTCCCACAACCCGTAGACGTTCGGCGAATCCCGCCCCGTCAACTTCTGCTTACGGCAGAACAGCAGAAGGCTCGACGCCTCAAACGGGTAAAGCGAACTGCCAAATAAGTATGAGGCTACTCTAAAGTTATTAGGGAGAGGCTGACCAAGAATCACGACGAAGGCAAAGTTCAAAGAACTGCCGATCGGTTGCTTACGGCGCGCGGGTTGAACGGTCGGCTAAGCGCTCAATTGAGAGGTGAAGGATGTAATCACGTTCCTCACCTTCCAAAACTCAACCTTATCTTTCTCCCGAAGAACGCTTCCGCGTAACCTTCGGAAGCATTGCACTCGATGCCACGAATTCTCGCGATGGCTTCGAATGTATCTCGCGTGAACCATTGACGCTTATGTTGGCTCGGAAAACACTCCATCAAGATGTCCGTCTTCCTGCGCATTTGCGCGCGCGTGAGCGGCACGTAAGTGTTGGGCACACTTATATCACCATCGTATTTCGTAATTTCGTACTCGAGGATCAGGTGGTCCCTGAACGTGTTCCAGGTCAGTTCGTTGGTAATGCGGTGATCCTGATGAAGGTCATGCCGACGGTGCGTAAATATAACGTCGGGCTGATGAGAAATTTTGATTTGTTCGATGTAATCTTTGATGACGTCGCCAATGTAAGGGAAGTAGCTTCCCTTGAATGTCCCAACAATGATTTCTGAAGAACGGGCGCCCTCTAGCAGCCTCGACGTAGCGTCGCGCGTTTCTTGTGCTCTAAGAGGATCTGAACTCAAGGTTACACAAACAATTCTTGTTTGCGGGCATTTCTCTACGAGAGTGAGAATTGTCCCACCACAACCGATTTCGATGTCGTCGCAGTGGGCTCCCAGGAAAAGTATGCACTTTGGCTGCGTTCCTTGAGCCAGAGAGAACTCGATCATTC is a window from the Hyphomicrobiaceae bacterium genome containing:
- a CDS encoding PQQ-dependent sugar dehydrogenase; translation: MTGNIYLAGTALSVNEADGIVYVPITRTGDISGSATVTYGTNESTATSGLDFIENDGTAIFQPGQSTITVPVTIVNDNLSETTETFNFSLELVDASSTLLFPRTARIDIIDDENPPQPDPAIPPLVSNYQVTMQTVISGLNQPIAFEFVKPLSTPLEFVAEKGGRIKVFNSDTGAFISTFIDISGQVNQAGDRGLLDIAVHPDFLQNPYIYAFYVVDPPDAGPPGGPAGQDGQGNRFSYLVRYTADAATGYTTVVPGSAVILLGGAGISLSDISGGGALDSTDPANINLRASDVDPVTGAYKQDYMKVDSLSHAGGSLVFGPDGALYVGVGDGVSYNYADPRAVSVQDVNSLSGKILRIDPLTGDGLPDNPFVVPGASLDTNAAKVWQLGLRNPYATTFGPDGQLLISETGWFTYEEINKGGAGNNFGWPYYEGGDNGVSEKTPLYSDFASAQAFYSAVANGQIVITPAYRAFAHDDNAPGYQVQAIVGANSIYTGSAYPAVFQNDYFFTDISQGDIYTVDAFDSTAVNYIFTSPTGVGPVHFAQGTDGYMYYADLFAGTIGRFLIAPKPTGGTLPTFSTIGNAVAQSGTFTYTVTPDAAVQAGGVVLQDRIDLTKAFDVTFEINVGTKNANGADGMMFVLHNDARGLAALGGLGGAMGGLNIQNGLGIQFDTYQSAGDPNDIANDHTSLINTDSEAIVGTIKDLGNIEDGAWHQVHVTWTGTTLTYSFDGVQVASVTQDLATQYLGGSQYAYMEFTGATGGLTNLQQVRLLSLDATAQNGTHLTTSGGTAQTTTTTTLATASLLASPALTSDTTVTTTDATTTDPTLLAFTASASTDIISFDTARAPTQSAVPNADVGTVDANSNSLSAQSSSSEHDLTSELPNSVPLTTETDVSTVCASHHCYDLMI
- a CDS encoding PIG-L deacetylase family protein, whose protein sequence is MIEFSLAQGTQPKCILFLGAHCDDIEIGCGGTILTLVEKCPQTRIVCVTLSSDPLRAQETRDATSRLLEGARSSEIIVGTFKGSYFPYIGDVIKDYIEQIKISHQPDVIFTHRRHDLHQDHRITNELTWNTFRDHLILEYEITKYDGDISVPNTYVPLTRAQMRRKTDILMECFPSQHKRQWFTRDTFEAIARIRGIECNASEGYAEAFFGRKIRLSFGR